A single genomic interval of Phocoena sinus isolate mPhoSin1 chromosome 15, mPhoSin1.pri, whole genome shotgun sequence harbors:
- the LOC116740507 gene encoding LOW QUALITY PROTEIN: kinesin-like protein KIF19 (The sequence of the model RefSeq protein was modified relative to this genomic sequence to represent the inferred CDS: inserted 1 base in 1 codon) has protein sequence MSAPAARPAGAERPRPAAAPLPGLSRVSRRFALFLSGPGLPLQPLILPWAPLPRPRSCGQEVLEPSTDLDVTSTLLPVDDQVTGELRAQATTPRCSGVDAPYPGPIRSPEACLLGDVEAQPIRRRVGGSWEVSREVWAGVSLTWEDWEAAAAVSPPAGGASDPPRSATPDREEGASVIVTQGGGPEPLAHLRVLLRALWPAGLFTQPSVPRPAVQGHPGCRPGGAEVFGVGWAPTVVLMGPSEDPEDTLHTHRSREKTFIFDIVFDQHTSQEDVYLATXPALVEGVISGYNATVFAHGPSGASKTHTMLCMDAGPGIYLQMLTDLFQAIEETHDSTDCSVSMSYLEIYNEVIWDLLNPSSGFLDLWKDSRGSIQIAGITEVSTSNTQETMQLLTRGNWQRTQESTATSKMSSRSHAVLQVTVHRRSHGTDVAEEVHVGRLSMVDLAGSELASQTQNRGNRMKEGAPINRSLLALGNCVNALGEKGGSQAQHVNSQDSKLRRTC, from the exons ATGTCTGCCCCCGCGGCTCGGCCGGCTGGTGCGGAGCGGCCCCGACCGGCAGCGGCCCCGCTACCTGGCCTCTCCCGTGTGAGCCGGCGCTTCGCGCTCTTCCTCTCGGGGCCTGGGCTTCCTCTGCAGCCCCTCATCCTGCCGT GGGCGCCCCTTCCCCGGCCTCGTTCGTGTGGCCAAGAAGTCCTGGAGCCCAGCACTGACCTGGACGTGACCAGCACACTCCTGCCCGTGGACGACCAAGTGACCGG GGAGCTCAGGGCCCAGGCCACAACCCCCAGATGCAGTGGTGTAGACGCCCCCTACCCTGGCCCCATCAGGTCCCCCGAGGCCTGTCTCCTGGGTGACGTGGAAGCTCAGCCCATTAGACGG AGAGTGGGAGGCTCTTGGGAGGTGAGTCGGGAGGTTTGGGCCGGGGTCTCCTTGACCTGGGAGGACTGGGAGGCAGCTGCCGCGGTGTCCCCGCCAGCAGGTGGCGCTTCGGACCCGCCCCGCTCAGCGACGCCAGACCGCGAGGAAGGGGCCTCCGTCATCGTCACACAAGGCGGGGGACCGG AGCCCCTTGCCCACCTGCGGGTGCTACTCAGGGCGCTGTGGCCGGCGGGGCTCTTCACCCAGCCCTCAGTGCCCCGGCCGGCTGTTCAGGGGCATCCGGGCTGCCGTCCAGGCGGGGCCGAGGTATTCGGCGTTGGTTGGGCGCCG ACGGTGGTGCTCATGGGCCCCAGCGAGGACCCTGAGGACACACTGCACACACACCGGTCCCGGGAGAAGACCTTCATCTTCGACATCGTGTTTGACCAGCACACCTCCCAG GAAGACGTGTACCTTGCCA CCCCAGCACTAGTGGAAGGCGTCATTTCTGGATACAACGCGACGGTGTTTGCCCACGGCCCCTCAG GTGCCAGCAAGACCCACACGATGCTGTGCATGGATGCGGGGCCCGGCATCTACCTGCAGATGCTCACTGACCTCTTCCAGGCCATCGAGGAGACCCATGACAGCACGGACTGCAGCGTGTCCATGTCTTACCTTGAG ATTTATAACGAAGTGATCTGGGACCTCCTGAACCCGTCCTCAGGGTTTCTGGACCTGTGGAAAGATTCTAGGGGCAGCATCCAGATTGCAGGCATCACGGAGGTCTCCACCTCAAACACCCAGGAG aCCATGCAGCTCCTCACCAGAGGCAACTGGCAGCGCACACAGGAGTCCACCGCCACCAGCAAGATGTCGTCCCGCTCCCACGCCGTGCTACAGGTCACTGTGCACCGGCGCAGCCACGGCACAGACGTGGCAGAGGAAGTGCACGTTGGGAGGCTCTCCATGGTGGACCTGGCGGGCTCGGAGCTGGCGTCTCAG ACCCAGAACCGAGGCAACAGGATGAAGGAGGGCGCCCCCATCAACCGCTCCCTGCTGGCTCTGGGCAACTGCGTCAACGCACTCGGCGAGAAGGGCGGCAGCCAGGCGCAGCATGTGAACTCCCAGGACAGCAAACTCAGGCGCACCTGCTGA